The Flavobacteriales bacterium genomic interval GTTTGACAATAGGATTTCCCAGCGTGTCAACATCACGGAAAAGATGTTCCTTGAAAGAGACGCTTTTACAAAGGAAGAATTTGAAACGATCAAGGAACAATTCCTGCATACCTTACCTGAAGAGCACGAGGATGTGATCGCTCTTTCGGAGAACCCTGAAAAACACGACCGCTATTCGCAGGCTTTTATCCACAAAACCGTTCAGGAGAAAATGGTGGTTTTCCGGAATGGCGATCGCCAGGGGATTTCGAAACTCTTTCATGTGGATGGAACCGACTACATCGTTGTTGTCACCGCCATCGACAAGGAGGGATTGGAAAAACTCACTTACCTCAAAGGTATCATAGCCATCAGCTTGTTTGTCGGCATCCTCCTCTTTACGCTGCTTAGCATTCCCATATCCGAGAAGATCATACAACCGCTATCCTATAAGATCAGGCTGGCCAATATGATCAGTGAAAATAACCTGCATCAGAGGCTCACCGGAATTTCATCCAACGATGAGATCGGAGAGCTTGCCGTTGCTTTCAACGGCCTGCTGGATCGGATTGAAAGTGCATTTGAAGCCAAGAAGTCCTTCATATCAAACGCCTCCCATGAGATTCGGAATCCGCTCACTGCGATTATCAATGAAACGGATATCGCCCTTGAAAAGGAAAGGACTGTGGAGGACTACCGTGAGGCATTGCATTCCATCTCCCAGGAAGCAGAACGCCTGAACCTGTTAGCCGATAATCTGCTGGAGCTCTCAAAAGTGAACTACTCGCTGACTCCGCTTCGCTTTGAATTTCTTCCCCTCAGGTCATTACTTCATGAGGTCGTCGCCAAGATCGGGTTTACCAGACCAGAAAGCCAGATTACACTTTCTGACAGCACACCTGAGTTGGAAGCAGGAATCTGGGGGAACCGCAACCTGATGTTCACCGCCTTGCTGAACATCATTGACAATGCCTGTAAGTTTTCTTCCAATGCACCGGTCGGTATCGACTTGTTCATGGAAGATAACCAAATCGGGATCACCGTGACCGACCAGGGCATAGGGATCCCGGAAGAGGAGATCGCACTTATCACCGAACCATTCTTCCGATCATCAAATGCCCGCACCACCAGTGGATCAGGCATTGGCATAACCCTGGCTGCCAAGATCATTCAGATACACAGGGGAATGCTCAGAATTGATTCCGTGGTCAGTTCCGGTACCAGCGTAACCATTACGCTTCCCACCGAAGAACACCTGAAGGCATAGTTGCTTTTGCAGATCGTGATAACCCTGTTTCCATAACCTGATATCACACTAATCCCATTCTAATATCCGCCTTAAACACCTCTAAGACGGTCTGCTTAGCATTGCCATAAATTAAAAAGACAATGCAAACAGCAAAAGGAATGGGAAGGCCCACGCAACAGGACATCTTCTCAGGTGTAGTGGTATTTCTTGTGGCACTTCCATTGTGCCTGGGGATTGCACTGGCCAGTGGTGCCCCTTTATTTGCCGGATTGATAGCCGGCATTATCGGAGGAATTGTGGTGGGTGCAATAAGCAATTCTCAATTGGGTGTGAGCGGTCCCGCTGCAGGACTTGCCGTGATTGTGCTCACGGCCATAGAATCGCTTGGTGGTTATCAAACTTTTCTGGCGGCCGTGGTGGTGGCCGGACTGATACAACTGGTACTGGGGCTACTCAAGGCCGGGATCATCGGGCATTTCTTTCCGACCTCCGTCATCAAAGGTATGCTCTCCGGCATCGGAGTGATCATTGTTTTGAAAGAAATCCCTCATGCTGTCGGATACGACAAAGATTATATGGGTGATCTGTCTTTCGACCAACCGGACAGTGAGAATACTTTCTCGGAATTTTTGGTCATGCTCGACTATATCACCCCCGGCGCCGTGGCGGTAAGTATTGGGGCGCTGTTGCTCATCATACTTTGGGACCAGGTTCTTGTAAAACGATTCAGTGTACTGAAGATCGCACCCGGTGCGCTGGTGGCAGTAATTGGTGGCATTATATTCACCAATGCCGTGAATCCGGACAGCCTGTTTGCCATTACAAAAGAACATTTGGTGAGTGTACCGGTAACAGACGATCCGAAAGCATTCTTCAGCTTCTTTACACTTCCAAAAATTGCGGATTTCGCTAAGATGGAGGTATGGACCACCGGTATTCTTATGGCGGTGATCGCCAGCCTGGAGACCTTGCTCTCGGTGGAAGCGATTGATAAGCTTGATCCGAAGAAAAGGGTCACCGGCAAAAACCTGGAACTGCTGGCCCAGGGCACAGGCAATATCGTTTCAGGGCTGATCGGCGGACTTCCCATCACACAGGTTATTGTCCGCAGCTCCGCCAACGTTCAATCCGGTGGGGACAGTAAACGCTCCACAATTATCCACGGCTTCCTGCTTCTCATCTGTATCATTCTCATCCCTGTTTTGCTGAATATGATTCCGTTGGCTGTCCTTGCAAGTGTGCTGTTCATCGTTGGTTACAAACTGGCCAAACCATCGCTTTTCAAACAGATGTATAAAGCCGGATGGGAGCAATTCGTACCGTTTATCGTAACGATTGCCGGGGTGGTATTCACAGACTTGCTGAAGGGGATACTGATGGGTTTGGCCGTAGCGATATTCATCATCCTGCGGAACAGCTATCGCAACTCTCATTTTCTTCACATGGAAGAAGCGGGCAATGGAGAGAAAAAAATAAAGATGACGCTGGCCGAAGAAGTAACCTTTCTTAACAAGGGTGCGGTAAGGCATGCGCTGGATAGTTTACCATCCGGATCCAGTCTTTCCATAGACATGAGCAAGTCATTTCGCATTGATCCCGACGTGATGGAGATCATAAATGATTTCCGTGAAACGTCCGCAGAACGTGACATTAGTGTAGAGCTCATCTCATCCGCGAAGCCATGATCAACAGAAGAACGAAGATCCTGATCCCTGGTGATTTCGAACGTACATTCTTCACGCCCGCTCAAACATATTATATCAGATCAATTGCCGGGGCATGTCATGCACATATCCGGTTAATACATCTGAGTTCTACCCATGACTACTTCCAGGGAGATAATCCCTACGCTTTTCTCAGGTCATATCAGTCCACCCACAGTGCCGTAGAGCGCAACACACAGCGGCTTTCGGCGCAGCTTAAGAAACAGGGATTGGAAGTGGATTATGTTATCACCGGATACGGGAATCAGATGAAAGAACTGCTTGATCAGATCATTCTGTTTTCCCCTGACTTTGTGATACTGCGAAAGAAGCGTGGGTTAGCACCGGATCATCACAAACTGCTCTCAAAGATACCGGTACTCTGTATTCCCGAATCACCACCCCAATGTCTGCCATCACGTCTTGCCCTGCTTGAAACCGACACCGAACCGGCAGACATGAAGAAGTTGGATTTTTTTTTCCGGCTCACCCGCAACCTGACAGGCAGTCTGGTCATCCTGGATCGCAAGCATAAACCGGGCATGCAAATCAATGGTGACCGGGTCATGCACGCAAATAACATCAACCGACAATACGGTATCAACATAGAAACTGTGACGCGGTTCAATCATACGGGGCCACGAAAAAATAATGCGAACCACCAAATGGATGAGGCGGACCTTCCGTTTGTCTTATGGAAGAATAAAAGTACAGTTACCAGATTATTGGGAGATCAAGGCCTCAGGAAGCTTTTGAGAACCACCGAGAAACCTTTCTTCATTTACTCTCCGGAGACCCGTTCAGGAAAATAACCCCTCCAAAGCATTTACCGGTACTGCATGCTGTAATCTTATACCCTGAATCTTAAAAAGCCGAAGCTCATGGAAAGGGTTGGATTGTTCGGGGAGAAATACGTAAGCACATCTCTTGTAGCGATGCCCATTTCCCAGCCGCCGTTCTCTCCCATCAAGATGCCTATACCTGCCGGCAGATTGAAACCATAATTACCTCCGACGATCAATCCGGAAGAAAGCCTGAGCCATGGTAGCGCCCGAAAATCCAGTCCGGCTGCAACCAGCGGATTTTCAATATTACCGGGTTCGGTATTCGCGGGCATGACGGCATCAATACCCACTTCCAGTTTTTCACTGAACATGATGCTGGCACCTGCGCGGATTACCGTGGGTAACTTTTCTTTTCGTTCCACCACACCATCCCAGTTAAATGTGCCGCTATCGCTCAGAATTTTCGGGGCCTCTGCAAAGATGTTATAGCTTTCAAAACCACCGGAATTGGTGTTAATGACAAGCGTGTCATTCATCTGGTAAACGTTGCCATCCCAGGTCATGCTGCCCATATCGGTCATCGCTGCAGATATCTTCACATTATCATTAAGGGTGAGTGTCAAACCCAGGTCGATACCCATCCCGGAACCCACCGTATTGGGGAGTCCACCGGATTGTTCAACTGCCGAAGGATTCGCATCGCCCGCACTTCCGTAGTCGATATCAAGGAAGGGGGTAACCGCTGAGAAGGCGCTGAGTTGGTTGTTTTCCGAGCCAATGTCGATAATGGCAACTCCTGCCAGGTATTTAAAACCGATCCCACCGAAAAGGGCCAGTTTATCCCCTTCACCTTCATCCTTGGCGACACCGAATAACTTCACTCCGTAAGCGAAATTGAATTCCCTGACCCATGACATGGTCACCCTGGAGCCATTCATCAATGAAGAGATGAGTTTGGGACTTGCGGAGATCCCTGAAGTTACCGAATCGGGATTAAAATTAGGGTCATTGGCCATAAGGGTGTCACCGTTGGTCATCACCTTCCAGTCAAAGTACGGGGCATTATAACCTAAGAACAGAATGTCAGAAGTGGTTTCATTGAAAATCGAATACCACTGGATACGTTCCTTGATGCCAAAGGCAAATCCTCCGATCTTTTTTGTATTCACGCCAATTCCGAAAAGGGTCAGATCGGCATTTACGCTTACGCCGGCCTGTGCAAACGATCGGGCAGCATCCACCTGATCCTGATAGGTGAATTCATCCGAATCAATATTTCGGATGCTATTTCTGAGATCCGGTTTGGTGAGAGCTTCACTGTGGATGGAATGCGCCCATTCAAAAAAACCGAAGGACACATGCTTATCAGGATATTTTGAAGGAAGTCCCAGGTTAGCAGGATTGATTCCGATGGTCTGATAATCTGTAACGAAAGAAGTGGAAACACCCGCACGGCCGCTGGCCGAGAATACACTGCGTTCCTGTTGGGCCATGATTGCAGTTGTGCATCCCATAGCCAGTAATAGGATTCCGTATTTTTTCATAGATCGTTTGGGATGAATACTGATCGAAGATAAGAAATTCGTGAAGACCCGGGGATGGTAAAAACAAAAATCCCCCCGCCGATGATGGCAGGGGGATAACAGGTGTTTTAATCAGGGGTATGATTAAAGTGTACCGCGATTTGCCTGCTCACGTTCGATGGCTTCAAAGAGCGCTTTGAAATTGCCTTTGCCAAAAGACTTCGCTCCCTTACGCTGGATGATCTCATAAAACAGGGTTGGTCTGTCTTCCACAGGTTTGGTGAAAATCTGCAGGAGATAGCCTTCATCATCACGATCTATAAGAATGCCCAATTCCTTCAGAGGCTGAAGATCTTCGTCGATCTCCCCTACGCGATCCAACACTTCGTCATAGTAAGTATCAGGAACATGAAGGAATTCCACGCCTCGTTTTTGCAATTCCGTTACCGTAGCGATGATGTTATCCGTAGCAATGGCAACATGCTGTACGCCGGGTCCGCCGTAGAATTCCAGATATTCCTCGATCTGTGATTTCTTTTTGCCTTCGGCCGGTTCGTTGATCGGGAATTTGATGCGACCGTTGCCATTGCTCATCACCTTACTCATGAGTGCGGTGTAGTCGGTTGAGATATCCTTATCATCAAATGAAACAAGTTGGGTAAAGCCCATCACGTCCGCATAGAACTTGGCCCATTTGTTCATTCCATCCAGCTCTACATTACCCACCATGTGGTCGATGAATTTCAAACCGATAGGTGTGGGGTTATAGTCGGATTTCCATTCACGGAAACCCGGAAGGAAGATGCCGTTGTAGTTTTTACGCTCAACGAAGATGTGAACCGTTTCACCGTATGTGTAAATACCTGCACGCACCACTTCTCCATTGTCGTCTTTCTCAACCACCGGTTCCATGAAGGATTTTGCACCTCTTTTTGTAGTTTCTTCATATGCACTGCGGGCGTCATCCACCCAAAGAGCGACTACTTTTACGCCGTCACCATGTTGCCTGATATGCTCGGCAATGGGACCTTCCGGGGTCAGTGGAGTAGTAAGCACGAGGCGAATCTTATCCTGTTTTAACACATAGGATGTCTTTTCGCGATCGCCGGTTTCCAGGCCTGAATATGCGCAAGACTGAAAGCCGAATGCGGTCTTATAGTAATGCGCCGCCTGCTTGGCGTTGCCTACATAGAATTCCACATAATCCGTTCCATTGATGGGAAGGAAATCCTGAGCATCATCGAAAATCTTCTCTGTTCCGTACTCCACATTTTTCAAGTTTGTTGCCATAACGATACGTATTTAATGAATGTATAGTTCTTTGCTTTGGGAAAAGGGAAATTGGTTTATTCCATCCAGGATTTATAGTAGTCTGCATCCTGAATGCGCAATGCATCTTCCGTTATCTTCAGGGGTTTGAACGGATCGATCATCACGGCTAGTTCTTCGGTTTCTTTCTGACCTATGCTGCGTTCCATGGCACCGGGATGCGGACCATGCGGAATGCCGCCCGGGTGAAGGGTAATATGGCCGGGGCCCACATCGTTTCGGCTCATGAAGTCACCATCCACATAATACAGCACCTCGTCCGAATCAATGTTGGAGTGGTTATAAGGCGCTGGAATTGCCTGCGGATGGTAGTCATACAGGCGCGGGCAGAAAGAGCACACCACAAAATTGTGCGCCTCGAAAGTTTGATGGATGGGTGGCGGCATATGAATCCGGCCGGTGATGGGTTCGAAATTGTGGATAGAGAATCCATAGGGAAAATTATATCCGTCCCATCCGACAACATCAAAGGGATGTGTTGCATAGATGTATTCATGCAACATATTTTCCTTTTTGATTTTGATCATGAAGTCTCCCTTCTCATCATGGGTTTCCAACTCCGAGGGCAGTTTCAGGTCACGTTCACAGAACGGAGAATGTTCCAGCAGCTGTCCGAAATGGTTGCGGTACCGTTTGGGCGTGTACATCGGACTGAATGATTCAACAATCAGCAAGCGGTTGTCTTCGGTGTCAAAATCGATCTGGTAGATCATTCCACGTGGAACAAGGAGGTAATCGCCGTACTCAAAGGGAATGTTCCCGAGCAGTGTGCGCAGGGTACCAGACCCTTTATGAATGAATAACAGTTCATCCGCATCCGCATTCTTGTAAAAATAATCCCTGAGTGATTTTCTGGGAGCAGCAAGTGCAATGGCGAGATCGTTGTTCACCATCAACACCTTTCTGCTGTCCAGGAAGTCATCCTCGGCTGGAACCTCGAAGCCACGCAAACGAAGCGCCTTCATATTTTTTTCAATCGCAATTTTAGGTGCTACCGACTTTGACTCGCCCACGGCTTTGACCATGGTAGGGCGATAAACGTGGTAGAGCAGGGAAGACATCCCTACAAACCCTTCAGTACCGAAAAGTTGTTCATAATAGTAACCGCCTTTTCCATTCTCAAATGTGGTGTGACGTTTCTGTGGTATGTTTCCAAGGTGATGGTAGATAGGCATAACCGCAATTTTGTTTCGTGGATATCTACAAAAATACGTCGATACCATACAATAAATCAATATTTTATATGAAATACATAGATCATTTTACATTGCCACTCCAGGTCTTTACTTTATTCTATATAATTAATTAATCTTGGAATATAATTTCGCCTACACCTTCTTCAAATTACCTTACTTTTGAGCATGACCTGGATTTATCTCAAAGCCATTCATATCATTTTCGTAGTGACCTGGTTCTCGGGTCTCTTCTATATTGTCAGATTGTTCGTCTATCACGCCGAGGCTTCCGATCAGGACGAACCGAAGCGTTCCATTTTACAGCAACAATACAAGATCATGGAACGTCGGTTGTGGTATGGTATCACCTGGCCTTCCATGATTATTACCCTCATTACCGGATCATGGTTGGCTTTAGAGCTTTACCGTGTTTCCGTTCCTTCATGGTTGTGGTTGAAGCTGGCACTGGTTCTTGGATTGGTATTATATCACCTGCGTTGCCATGCGCTGTTCAAGTCTTACCAGAATGATAAAACAGGTTGGAGCAGCATCCGGCTGCGCATGTGGAATGAAGTGGCGACCTTGTTCCTTGTTGCCATTGTCTTCATTGTAGTATTAAAGAACATTCTAAGTTTCTGGTGGGGATTGCTGGGAATGGTATTGTTCGGCCTGCTGTTGTGGCTGGCCATTCGAATCTACAAGAAAAGCAGGGTTAATAAGCCCTGACGTTCTTGCCTTCCACGAAGTTGATAAAGGCCCGGTTGACCACCGCGTTGCCACCCGGTGTCGGGTAATCGCCTGAGAAGTACCAATCACCCATATGATTTGGAATGGCTTTGTGTAATCCTTCAAGGCCGAGAAAAATAATTTCCAGATTTGCCTTCATTCCTTCAGGTGTCAGTAGTGTAGCGATCTTGGCGGAAATTTGTTTGGCGGTGAAGGGTGCGTAAATCTCCTTGACCACATTTTGCAAATGCTCTGCAGGAAACCCCTCCTGTCCTTTTGCTTTCTCGTACAGCTGTTCAATCAGGTTTTCCTGATGCGTCTCATGTAAAAGTGCAATGGCTGCGCGGAACGCAATGAAGTCACCCAACTTGGCCATATCAATTCCATAGCAATCGGGATAGCGAATCTGCGGGGCGGAAGAGGCAATAATGATCTTCTTTGGTCCCAGGCGATCCAGTATTTTGATGATACTTTGTTTCAGGGTTGTTCCCCTGACGATGGAATCATCAATGACCACCAGGTTATCGGAGCCTTTTTTGACAACGCCGTAGGTGGTATCATAGACGTGAGCAACAAGGTCGTCACGCTGGTTATCAGCAGCGATGAACGTTCGCAACTTGATGTCTTTGATGGCTATTTTCTCCGCCCTGGGCTTAACGGAAAGTATCTTCAGAATTTCCTCTTCCGTTAGTTTTTTATCTGCGTTGGCCAAAGCGGACGCCTTGACCTTATTAAGGTGTTCGTTGAACCCTTCGATCATTCCGTGATAGGCCACCTCAGCGGTATTCGGGATAAAGGAGAAGACCGTATTCTCGAGGTCGTAATCCACTGCTTCCAGGATATCGGGACATAGGGCAGCGCCGAGTGATTTCCGCTCATGGTATATGTCCTTATCATTTCCTCTTGAGAAATAGATTCTTTCAAAAGAGCAGGATTTTCGTTCAAGGGGCTGAGAGATTTGTTCTTCGCTGAACGTCCCGTCCTTTTTAATGATGAGTGCATGACCTGGTTTTATCTCCTTGATATTCTCAGGCTGTACATCAAAGGCAAGTTGTATCGGTGGTCTTTCAGAAGTCACCACCACCATTTCATCGTCTTTATAGTACCATGCCGGTCTGATGCCCCGCGGATCGCGTATGACGAATGAATCTCCATGTCCGAGCAATCCGGCGATGACATAACCCCCATCCCACTTTTTGCTGGACTCATGAAGGATATCTTTCAGGTTGATCTCCCTCGCAATTTTCGGGGATATGTCCGCATTGCTTAAACCCTGGTCTTTAAATTTCCTGAACAACCTCTCATTTTCCACATCCAGAAAATGACCGATCTTTTCAAGCACGGTAACGGTATCCGATCGCTCCTTCGGGTGTTGTCCGAGTTCAACCAGGTGGTCAAACAGTTCGTCTACATTGGTCAGATTAAAGTTTCCCGCGATCACCAGATTCCTGGTCATCCAGTTATTCTGACGAAGGAACGGGTGACAATATTCGATGGAGTTCCTTCCAAAAGTGCCGTATCTCAAATGGCCCAAGAGCAATTCGCCCATGAAAGCCACATTGTGTTTGAGCCAGTCAGTGTGCGCCATCAACCTTGGATCTTTTCTCTTGACCACATCAAATTTCTGATTGATCTTGGAGAAGATATCCTGAATGGGTTGATTGCTGTTGGAGCGATACCGGCTGATATACCTCTTACCCGGAGGCATATCCAGTTTGATTGTGGCTACCCCGGCTCCATCCTGACCCCTGTTATGCTGTTTTTGCATAAGCAGGTATAGCTTATTCAAGCCATACAGCGGCGTACCGTATTTTTTCTCGTAGTAATCCAGGGGTTTCAGGAGCCTGATCAAGGCTATCCCGCATTCGTGTTTGATCTGGTCGCTCATCCGCTATCCCCGGAGCCGGACAGGTTATGCAATTTTACACAACTATTATCCCGCTTTTTTAGGGAATTGCAAAGTTACGATAATTTCACCTGTTGCGAAGAAATATCGACAGTCAATGTGATAGGTGGAATAAAGTCGTCCTGCCGGGGGTTAAACAACTTATGAGGTTTCCAGCAGTTTGAATCCCCTCCCGTGCACATTCAGGATTTCCACAGTGGGATCACCTTTCAGATGCTTTCGGAGTTTGGCGATATAAACATCCATACTGCGGGAATTGAAATAATTATCATCTTTCCAGATGCGCTGCAATGCATAGTTTCTTTCAAGCACCTGGTTCTTATTCACGCACAACATCCGCAACAGGTCGGATTCCTTCGAGGTTAGTTTGATCTGCTTGCCATCCAGCGAAAGCAACTGCTGATCATAATTAAAATGAAACTTCCCCAGGTCAAATTCCTGTTGTCCCTGATCTTCGGTGACGGTACCTGTTCGTTTGAGTACCGCTTGTATTCTGAGAAGCAGTTCCTCCATACTGAATGGCTTCGTGATATAATCATCACCCCCTAACCGAAAGCCTTCAAGGGTATCTTCCTTCATCGACTTGGCTGTTAAAAAGATGATCGGGGTTTGGGTGTCGATCTCCCTGATCTCCTTGGCCATGGTGAAACCATCTTTTACGGGCATCATCACATCCAGAATGAGCAGGTCAAAATCTTCCTTGACGAATTGTTCGTAGCCTTCCTTTCCATTACGGCAAAGGCTTGCTTTAAATCCTTTGGTGTTAAGGTATTCCTGTAGAATATTCCCGAGATTCGGGTCGTCCTCAACCAATAAAAGTTTATGCCTGACAGGTTCCATATGCTTGATCAACTAAAAGGTAAAAAGATTTCGAATGAACTTCCTTTTCCGATCTGACTATCCACAGAAACGTTTCCTCCATGCATTTCTACGATGGTTTTAACGTAGCTGAGGCCAAGGCCAAAGCCTTTGACATTATGGATATTTCCGGTCGGAACACGGTATAATTTATCAAATACTTTCTTTTGTGCTTCTTTGCTGATGCCTATTCCATTATCCTTTACCGTAATGACCAACCCTTCCGAAGTGTTGCGTGTGAGGATGTGAATCTCAGGCTCATTCTCGGTATATTTAATGGCATTATCCAGCAAATTATAGATCACATTGATCACGTGCACCCGATCCACCGACAGCATGTCCCTTCCGGCATCCAGATGGGATACGATTTTTCCCTGTTTGCGTTCCAGCATCACAGTGGTATTCCGGATCGCTTCTTCAATAAGTGAATGAATACTGGTATCGGATCGTTTTAATTTCAGTTCCCCTTTATCCAAAATGGCCGTCCGCAAAATATTCTCGGCCAGTACCCCAAGTCGTTTGTTTTCATCATGAATAATGTTCACGTAATGGGCACGGGTCCTTTCACCCGGGTTCATCTGGGGATCAGAGAGTGCTTCGCATGCCAGCGAAATCGTGCTGATCGGCGTTTTGAACTCATGCGTCATATTGTTGATGAAGTCATTTTTGATATCAGACAATTTCTTTTGACGAAAGATGGTGGAGATGGTGTAGTAAAACGAGAAGATCAGCACCAGGATCAGGACCACTGACGTCAGCATGATCATGCGCATATTCTTAAGGAGATAGTAGCTGCGTTGGGGAAAGTGCAAAATCAGAAACTCGGGTTTACGGAAGAAATCGTTCCGGTTCAGGTTTACTTTAAACCGGGATTTAAGCAATTTCTCCTGGCTTGCACCATCGTTTACAACCACAAAAGACTTGGAAGGCCTGTCATATACGCCAAGATCAAACGGTGCATCAATTCCTTTATTCTTTAATTCGGCGGTAACAACGGAATCCAATGTTAAGCCATCCGGAATGAGCGGTTCGTCAGTGGGTGAAACCGCCTGATAGAACTCATCAAAAAGATCACTCATCAGACCCTCTTCGCTGAATACTCCTTCCTGAAAGAGCTCCATATTCTGGAACCATTCCCTCCCGATGACAGCAAGGTCATTGATATTATTCAAACGTTTGCCGGAGAACTGCATATCGGTCCCGAACTCCCGGACCATGGTATCCACACCATCCCCAGACCATTCAATCCGGATATCGGAGGGCGTATGAATAACGAATGAGTCCGGGTGCTCCTCCATTCGTTTTGAAATCATATCTGCGGAATTTTCCAGGGCCTGCCGGATCGAGTCGAGTTTCAGATGCCATACGCGTCTGTCTGAATGTGCCAGCTTGGCTTCGAGTCTTTTCGCCATACGTGCTTTATCCAGATTGTTCACAACCTGGTTCATGGCCTCGGTCACGCTTTGTTCAAACCGGTGATTCTTTACGACAATGGCGCTGTGGATCCAATACATCTGAATACCCACCAAACCAATGAGGGCCATTGTGATCAAGGCAATAATGAGCCGTATGACGTTCTTATTCATTCCTTGCAAAAATAGCCTTGCCTATTCGCAATTCCCTGTCGCTTAACACTTTTTAACACCGGTTAACGCCTCATTAACAGCATCGGGCGCCATACCACATTATCTTTGTTTCAATTCTTTCGAGCAGTAGCGTAGTGCTTGATTCATTGATGCGTAGAAAAGACCCCGCCCCCAAGCGGGGTTTTTTTATGGTTCGGTCATCACTTCCTTCACCGCCTCCTCCAACGCTTCAAAGGTCAGTGCACTTTCCATAAACTTCTTTCGCCCGGATTCCGGGTGTATGATCAACGTTGCGGGTATTGCCCCCGACCATCCCTCATCTACCTTAGGTATCCACCCGTTGGCATCCGGATCATTGAGATGAATAACGGTTGC includes:
- a CDS encoding response regulator transcription factor, producing MEPVRHKLLLVEDDPNLGNILQEYLNTKGFKASLCRNGKEGYEQFVKEDFDLLILDVMMPVKDGFTMAKEIREIDTQTPIIFLTAKSMKEDTLEGFRLGGDDYITKPFSMEELLLRIQAVLKRTGTVTEDQGQQEFDLGKFHFNYDQQLLSLDGKQIKLTSKESDLLRMLCVNKNQVLERNYALQRIWKDDNYFNSRSMDVYIAKLRKHLKGDPTVEILNVHGRGFKLLETS
- a CDS encoding HAMP domain-containing histidine kinase, producing the protein MNKNVIRLIIALITMALIGLVGIQMYWIHSAIVVKNHRFEQSVTEAMNQVVNNLDKARMAKRLEAKLAHSDRRVWHLKLDSIRQALENSADMISKRMEEHPDSFVIHTPSDIRIEWSGDGVDTMVREFGTDMQFSGKRLNNINDLAVIGREWFQNMELFQEGVFSEEGLMSDLFDEFYQAVSPTDEPLIPDGLTLDSVVTAELKNKGIDAPFDLGVYDRPSKSFVVVNDGASQEKLLKSRFKVNLNRNDFFRKPEFLILHFPQRSYYLLKNMRMIMLTSVVLILVLIFSFYYTISTIFRQKKLSDIKNDFINNMTHEFKTPISTISLACEALSDPQMNPGERTRAHYVNIIHDENKRLGVLAENILRTAILDKGELKLKRSDTSIHSLIEEAIRNTTVMLERKQGKIVSHLDAGRDMLSVDRVHVINVIYNLLDNAIKYTENEPEIHILTRNTSEGLVITVKDNGIGISKEAQKKVFDKLYRVPTGNIHNVKGFGLGLSYVKTIVEMHGGNVSVDSQIGKGSSFEIFLPFS